From a single Streptomyces misionensis genomic region:
- a CDS encoding ABC transporter permease: MVPVWLAVIALMVLTMPNALRSVYGTPAARAALMHQMTANTSLRAMVGPVFADSLGALTAWRVGVYASALAAVVSLLVVVRHTRDEEESGRQEMVSSGMVGRRAPLTAALLTAAGANAVLAALIAAGLAGQGGPGAVAFGLGVGGVGLLFATTAAIAAQLTQSARLARGLTAAVLGAAFVLRAAGDAASPDGSSMLTWLSPLGWLENLRPFAGERWWVLALFAAAVLVQGALAYALAARRDVGMSFLPTRPGPAAGRLAGAGALAWRLQRGSVLGWSAGFFVAGVVYGAVATGAADLVRGNDQARELFRRMGGQAALDDALLAALTGMLGLVAALYVVQSVLRLNGEEASGRAEPVLAGAVGRLRWAAGHLLIAFGGAALLMLLTGLGFAAGYGKDAGVLLAACLVQLPAIWVIGGIAVLLHGVLPRGAGAAWAVAGAVLLLGWVGPALKAPRALLDLSPFAHLPKLPGGAVHWPPLLLLTGLAALLVAAGLAGLRRRDVAG, encoded by the coding sequence ATGGTCCCGGTGTGGCTCGCGGTGATCGCGCTGATGGTCCTCACCATGCCGAACGCCCTGCGGAGCGTCTATGGCACCCCGGCCGCGCGCGCCGCGCTGATGCACCAGATGACGGCGAACACCTCGCTGCGCGCCATGGTCGGACCGGTCTTCGCGGACTCGCTGGGCGCGCTCACCGCCTGGCGGGTCGGGGTGTACGCGAGCGCGCTCGCCGCCGTGGTGAGCCTGCTGGTCGTGGTGCGGCACACCCGGGACGAGGAGGAGAGCGGGCGGCAGGAGATGGTGTCGTCCGGGATGGTCGGGCGGCGGGCCCCGCTGACGGCCGCGCTGCTGACGGCGGCGGGCGCGAACGCGGTCCTGGCCGCGCTGATCGCGGCGGGTCTGGCCGGGCAGGGCGGCCCGGGGGCGGTGGCGTTCGGGCTGGGGGTCGGCGGGGTCGGGCTGCTGTTCGCGACCACGGCGGCGATCGCGGCCCAGCTGACGCAGAGCGCGCGGCTCGCCCGGGGGCTGACGGCGGCGGTGCTGGGCGCGGCGTTCGTGCTGCGGGCGGCGGGCGACGCGGCGTCCCCGGACGGCTCCTCGATGCTGACCTGGCTGTCCCCGCTCGGCTGGCTGGAGAACCTGCGGCCCTTCGCGGGCGAACGCTGGTGGGTGCTCGCGCTGTTCGCGGCGGCGGTACTGGTCCAGGGCGCGCTCGCCTACGCGCTGGCCGCGCGCCGGGACGTCGGCATGAGTTTCCTGCCGACCCGGCCGGGACCCGCCGCCGGGCGGCTCGCCGGCGCGGGGGCGCTGGCCTGGCGGTTGCAGCGGGGCAGTGTGCTCGGCTGGAGCGCGGGGTTCTTCGTCGCCGGGGTGGTGTACGGCGCGGTGGCGACCGGCGCGGCGGACCTGGTGCGCGGCAACGACCAGGCGCGGGAGCTGTTCCGGCGGATGGGCGGGCAGGCGGCGCTCGATGACGCGCTGCTCGCCGCGCTGACCGGGATGCTGGGGCTGGTCGCGGCGCTGTACGTCGTGCAGTCGGTGCTGCGGCTGAACGGCGAGGAGGCTTCCGGGCGGGCCGAACCGGTGCTGGCGGGCGCGGTCGGCCGGCTGCGCTGGGCGGCCGGGCACCTGCTGATCGCCTTCGGCGGGGCGGCGCTGCTGATGCTCCTCACCGGTCTGGGCTTCGCCGCCGGGTACGGCAAGGACGCGGGCGTCCTGCTGGCCGCCTGTCTGGTGCAGCTGCCCGCGATCTGGGTGATCGGCGGCATCGCGGTCCTGCTCCACGGAGTGCTGCCGCGCGGTGCGGGCGCCGCGTGGGCGGTCGCGGGCGCGGTCCTGCTGCTCGGCTGGGTCGGCCCCGCCCTGAAGGCCCCCCGCGCCCTCCTGGACCTCTCCCCCTTCGCCCACCTCCCGAAGCTGCCGGGCGGCGCGGTGCACTGGCCGCCGCTGCTGCTCCTGACCGGGCTCGCCGCACTGCTGGTGGCGGCGGGGCTGGCGGGGCTGCGGAGGCGGGACGTGGCGGGGTGA
- a CDS encoding Uma2 family endonuclease, producing the protein MTVMAERELQSAQMSVEEFERIAESAARETDDTVRFEFINGRIGVKKVPDGDHNSIVLWLMKQCMQARPDLDLYQGQGLKVEEYREGRVRPDAVLVPEDHYAGHGEWADPAGALLVLEVTSHDSDTDRRDRQEKPVAYGAAGIPFYLLVDRDDHTVTLFSDPTPGVGYRDTHKEAFGARLTIPQPLGIELDTERLKRYVD; encoded by the coding sequence ATGACGGTTATGGCAGAGCGCGAGTTGCAGTCGGCCCAGATGTCGGTGGAGGAGTTCGAGAGGATCGCCGAGTCCGCGGCCAGGGAGACCGACGACACCGTCAGGTTCGAGTTCATCAACGGACGGATCGGGGTCAAGAAGGTGCCTGACGGCGACCACAACAGCATCGTGCTCTGGCTGATGAAGCAGTGCATGCAGGCGCGGCCGGACCTGGACCTCTACCAGGGGCAGGGCCTGAAGGTGGAGGAGTACCGCGAGGGGCGGGTCCGGCCGGACGCCGTTCTCGTGCCCGAGGACCACTACGCCGGCCACGGTGAGTGGGCCGATCCGGCCGGCGCGCTCCTGGTCCTCGAGGTCACCTCCCATGACTCCGACACCGACCGGCGCGACCGCCAGGAGAAGCCCGTGGCCTACGGCGCGGCCGGGATCCCCTTCTACCTGCTGGTCGACCGCGACGACCACACGGTCACCCTGTTCAGCGACCCGACCCCGGGCGTCGGCTACCGCGACACCCACAAGGAGGCGTTCGGCGCGAGGCTGACGATCCCCCAGCCACTCGGCATCGAACTCGACACTGAGAGACTGAAGCGGTACGTCGACTGA
- a CDS encoding cytochrome P450, whose amino-acid sequence MSGPHDLAFDPWDPAFLADPYPAYAELRARGRVVRYEPSDQWLVPHHADVSALLRDRRLGRTYGHRFSHEEFGRQAPPPEHEPFHTLNDHGMLDLEPPDHTRIRRLVSKAFTPRTVERLKPYVENLANELVAGLVRDGGGDLLADVAEPLPVAVIAEMLGIPEADRGQLRPWSAAICGMYELNPSERTAAAAVRASLEFSEYLRGLIAHRREHPGEDLVSGLIAAHDEGDRLTEQEMISTAVLLLNAGHEATVNATVNGWWALFRNPGQLAALRADHSLVPTAVEELMRYDTPLQLFERWVLDDIEIDGTTIPRGAEIAMLFGSANHDPAVFADPGRLDLTRRDNPHISFSAGIHYCIGAPLARIELAASMTALLRQAPTLALAAEPARKPNFVIRGLEGLRVEVR is encoded by the coding sequence ATGTCAGGGCCACACGACCTCGCTTTCGACCCCTGGGACCCCGCGTTCCTCGCCGACCCCTACCCGGCCTACGCCGAACTGCGTGCGCGCGGCCGGGTGGTCCGGTACGAACCGAGCGACCAGTGGCTGGTGCCGCACCACGCGGACGTCTCGGCGCTGCTGCGGGACCGGCGGCTGGGGCGGACGTACGGGCACCGGTTCTCGCACGAGGAGTTCGGCAGGCAGGCGCCCCCGCCGGAGCATGAGCCGTTCCACACCCTCAACGACCACGGGATGCTCGATCTGGAGCCGCCGGACCACACCCGCATCCGGCGCCTGGTGTCGAAGGCGTTCACCCCGCGCACGGTGGAGCGGCTGAAGCCGTACGTGGAAAACCTGGCGAACGAGCTGGTGGCGGGGCTCGTCCGGGACGGCGGCGGGGACCTGCTGGCGGACGTGGCGGAGCCGCTGCCGGTGGCGGTGATCGCCGAGATGCTGGGCATCCCGGAGGCGGACCGGGGGCAGCTGCGGCCCTGGTCGGCGGCGATCTGCGGGATGTACGAGCTGAACCCGTCGGAGCGGACCGCGGCGGCGGCGGTCCGCGCCTCGCTGGAGTTCTCCGAGTACCTGCGGGGGCTGATCGCGCACCGCCGCGAGCATCCCGGCGAGGACCTGGTCTCCGGGCTGATCGCCGCGCACGACGAGGGCGACCGGCTGACCGAGCAGGAGATGATCTCCACCGCCGTACTCCTGCTCAACGCCGGTCACGAGGCCACCGTCAACGCCACGGTCAACGGCTGGTGGGCGCTGTTCCGCAACCCCGGCCAGCTCGCCGCCCTGCGCGCCGACCACTCCCTGGTGCCGACCGCGGTCGAGGAGCTGATGCGCTACGACACCCCGCTCCAGCTCTTCGAACGCTGGGTGCTGGACGACATCGAGATCGACGGCACCACGATCCCGCGCGGCGCCGAGATCGCCATGCTCTTCGGTTCCGCCAACCACGACCCGGCCGTCTTCGCCGACCCCGGCCGCCTCGACCTCACCCGCCGGGACAACCCCCACATCTCCTTCAGCGCCGGCATCCACTACTGCATCGGCGCCCCCCTGGCCCGCATCGAACTGGCCGCCTCCATGACCGCCCTGCTCCGCCAGGCACCCACCCTCGCCCTGGCGGCGGAACCGGCCCGCAAACCGAACTTCGTGATCCGGGGCCTGGAGGGGCTGCGCGTGGAGGTGCGCTGA
- a CDS encoding response regulator produces MTIRVLVADDQMMVREGFSVLLNAMPDIEVVGEAVNGREAVDRVRQLAPDVVLMDIRMPELNGIEATREIVAADAAAKVLVLTTFDLDEYVYQALRAGASGFLLKDASARQLADGVRVVAAGEALLAPSVTKRLISEFSRLPEARHPLTVAHTAYGDLTERETEVLVLIAQGLSNAEIAERLVVAESTTKTHVSRILVKLGLRDRTQAAVFAYEARLVTPG; encoded by the coding sequence ATGACGATCCGCGTACTGGTCGCGGACGATCAGATGATGGTCCGCGAGGGCTTCTCCGTCCTGCTGAACGCGATGCCGGACATCGAGGTCGTCGGCGAGGCCGTCAACGGCCGGGAGGCGGTGGACCGGGTGCGGCAACTCGCCCCGGACGTCGTCCTGATGGACATCCGCATGCCCGAACTGAACGGCATCGAGGCGACCCGCGAGATCGTGGCGGCGGACGCCGCGGCCAAGGTGCTGGTGCTCACCACCTTCGACCTGGACGAGTACGTCTACCAGGCGCTGCGCGCGGGTGCCTCCGGGTTCCTCCTCAAGGACGCCTCGGCCCGCCAACTCGCCGACGGCGTACGGGTGGTGGCGGCCGGCGAAGCGCTCCTCGCTCCCTCGGTCACCAAGCGCCTGATCTCCGAGTTCTCCCGCCTACCGGAGGCCAGGCACCCGCTGACCGTCGCCCACACGGCCTACGGCGACCTCACCGAGCGCGAGACCGAGGTCCTGGTCCTCATCGCCCAGGGCCTGTCCAACGCGGAGATCGCCGAACGCCTGGTGGTCGCCGAGTCCACCACCAAGACCCATGTCAGCCGCATCCTCGTCAAACTCGGCCTGCGCGACCGCACCCAGGCCGCGGTCTTCGCGTACGAGGCCCGCCTGGTGACACCCGGCTGA
- a CDS encoding sensor histidine kinase — MTETTHTHPTPPAGAGRPRSPEFRLAADALAGLRQDLFHGAFAYRPLPRLGPGSRLVRGRSGRMREYAAWAPHGLVAFLGLVAMWLGMLRSDISGAPTLLCGLLSLVPVLLTLVRPAGAFWLSLVASLVSGVVSEDYWGGIWTPGTFFSHLVVLTVVAVRTRPRTAAWMWVLTGVYGSFASCLLTRVDGSSQVAQMQVLSALVLLVVAVRQIRRQAAEEVTAQQSVTEHERSRRTLLEERTTIARELHDVVAHHMSVVAIQAEAAPYRVQNPPPELEKAFATIRENAVAALTELRRVLGVVRAEDYEAPDAPQPTLADLDALLANVREAGLDVTKAVTGAVRGLPQGVELSAYRIVQEALSNTLRHAPGASARVEIGYVLGGLGLRVVNGPPPAPSLVKPSPGAGHGLTGMRERVTMLDGEMTTARTDEGGYEVTVFLPVPAPETEGGA; from the coding sequence GTGACCGAGACGACGCACACGCACCCGACCCCGCCGGCCGGGGCCGGCCGGCCGCGCAGCCCGGAGTTCCGGCTGGCGGCCGACGCCCTCGCCGGGCTGCGGCAGGACCTGTTCCACGGGGCCTTCGCCTACCGCCCGCTGCCCCGCCTCGGCCCCGGCAGCCGGCTGGTGCGCGGCCGTTCGGGCCGGATGCGGGAGTACGCCGCCTGGGCCCCGCACGGCCTGGTGGCCTTCCTCGGCCTGGTGGCCATGTGGCTGGGCATGCTGCGCAGCGACATCTCCGGAGCGCCGACCCTGCTGTGCGGGCTGCTGTCCCTGGTGCCGGTCCTGCTGACCCTGGTGCGGCCGGCCGGAGCCTTCTGGCTGTCCCTCGTCGCGTCCCTGGTCAGCGGCGTGGTCAGCGAGGACTACTGGGGCGGGATATGGACGCCGGGCACCTTCTTCTCCCACCTGGTGGTGCTCACCGTCGTGGCGGTCCGCACCCGCCCGCGCACGGCGGCCTGGATGTGGGTGCTGACCGGGGTGTACGGCTCCTTCGCCAGCTGCCTCCTCACCCGGGTGGACGGCAGCAGCCAGGTCGCCCAGATGCAGGTGCTGTCCGCGCTGGTCCTGCTGGTGGTCGCCGTACGGCAGATCCGCAGGCAGGCCGCGGAGGAGGTCACCGCGCAGCAGTCGGTGACCGAGCACGAGCGCTCGCGCCGCACGCTGCTGGAGGAGCGCACGACCATCGCGCGCGAGCTGCACGACGTGGTCGCCCACCACATGTCCGTGGTGGCCATCCAGGCGGAGGCCGCACCGTACCGGGTGCAGAACCCGCCGCCGGAGCTGGAGAAGGCGTTCGCCACCATCCGGGAGAACGCGGTGGCGGCCCTGACCGAGCTGCGCCGGGTCCTCGGGGTGGTCCGCGCCGAGGACTACGAGGCCCCCGACGCCCCGCAGCCCACCCTCGCCGACCTCGACGCGCTGCTCGCCAACGTCCGCGAGGCCGGTCTCGACGTGACGAAGGCGGTGACCGGCGCGGTGCGCGGACTGCCGCAGGGGGTGGAGCTGTCCGCCTACCGCATCGTGCAGGAGGCGCTGAGCAACACCCTGCGGCACGCGCCCGGGGCGAGCGCCCGGGTGGAGATCGGCTACGTCCTCGGCGGCCTGGGCCTGCGCGTCGTCAACGGCCCGCCGCCCGCGCCGAGCCTGGTGAAACCGTCACCGGGCGCGGGGCACGGGCTCACCGGGATGCGGGAGCGTGTCACCATGCTGGACGGCGAGATGACGACGGCCCGGACGGACGAGGGAGGCTACGAGGTGACGGTCTTCCTGCCGGTCCCGGCCCCGGAGACCGAGGGCGGCGCATGA
- a CDS encoding response regulator: MTSGAGTIRVLIADDQEMVRQGFTVLLDAQPGIEVVGQAVDGRDAIAKSAELGPDVVLMDIRMPELGGIQATEHIAAAQPGVRVLVLTTFDLDEYVYDALRAGASGFLLKDASADKLAEAVRVVAGGDALLAPGVTRRLITEFSRLDGGRRSPLRRRVGELTERETEVLALIAQGLSNAEIAGRLVVAEQTVKTHVGRILVKLGLRDRTQAAIFAYESGLVRPGTR, encoded by the coding sequence ATGACGAGCGGCGCCGGCACCATCCGCGTACTCATCGCCGACGACCAGGAGATGGTGCGGCAGGGCTTCACCGTGCTGCTCGACGCGCAGCCCGGCATCGAGGTGGTCGGGCAGGCGGTGGACGGACGCGACGCCATCGCCAAGTCCGCCGAACTCGGTCCGGACGTCGTGCTGATGGACATCCGGATGCCCGAACTCGGCGGCATCCAGGCCACCGAGCACATAGCGGCGGCCCAACCGGGCGTCAGAGTCCTGGTGCTGACCACCTTCGACCTGGACGAGTACGTGTACGACGCGCTGCGCGCGGGTGCCTCCGGGTTCCTCCTCAAGGACGCCTCCGCCGACAAACTGGCCGAGGCGGTACGGGTGGTGGCCGGCGGCGACGCCCTGCTCGCGCCCGGTGTCACCCGGCGCCTCATCACCGAGTTCTCCCGGCTGGACGGCGGCCGCCGCTCCCCGCTGCGCCGGCGCGTCGGCGAGCTGACCGAGCGGGAGACCGAGGTGCTGGCGCTGATCGCGCAGGGACTCAGCAACGCGGAGATCGCCGGGCGGCTGGTGGTGGCCGAGCAGACCGTGAAGACGCACGTGGGCCGCATCCTGGTGAAGCTGGGGCTGCGCGACCGCACCCAGGCCGCGATCTTCGCCTACGAGTCCGGGCTGGTCCGTCCCGGCACCCGCTGA
- a CDS encoding sensor histidine kinase, whose amino-acid sequence MTETGGRRGFAVRADGVRRGLRVLRDDLCTVRRDPLPAFVWVRWLPHGLVSLAAFGVATGGVAQLANNGGLSLGAAFAIGLAQGAAPVLALGRPLAAWWLSLTAALVCAAAVHGGLGRTPGVVFSWPWTAAGIIAHLLVLLLLALRVRARVAIEALALTALLTWALEGVWGGQVYQPTGVAAVVLSAVVVVLGIAVRGRQEARAELVEQTSLTAEERARRTLLEERSRIARELHDVVAHHMSVISIQAQVAPHLVERPPPELIENLAGIRQNALEALTELRRVLGVLRSEHPEDPEGPYGLGAPGTGAAPDAPQPTLARLGTLLDNTRAAGMEVSAEVRGRVRPYAPGVELSAYRIVQEALSNALRHAPGSTVRVEVAHRLDGLHLEIVNSRPREAVPPSPGAGHGLLGMRERAAMLGGRVTAAATPQGGFAVTAFLPGGGTRPEGTPPDGPSPAPLPTTGEQTP is encoded by the coding sequence GTGACGGAAACGGGGGGTCGTCGGGGGTTCGCGGTGCGCGCGGACGGGGTGCGGCGGGGGCTGCGGGTGCTGCGGGACGACCTGTGCACCGTGCGGCGCGATCCGCTGCCCGCGTTCGTCTGGGTCCGCTGGCTGCCGCACGGACTGGTGTCCCTGGCCGCGTTCGGGGTGGCGACCGGCGGTGTGGCGCAGCTCGCGAACAACGGGGGGCTGAGCCTGGGCGCGGCCTTCGCGATCGGTCTGGCGCAGGGCGCCGCCCCGGTACTCGCGCTGGGGCGGCCCCTCGCCGCCTGGTGGCTGTCTCTGACGGCGGCCCTGGTGTGCGCCGCCGCGGTGCACGGGGGGCTCGGCCGGACGCCCGGGGTGGTGTTCTCCTGGCCCTGGACCGCGGCCGGGATCATCGCGCACCTGCTCGTCCTGCTGCTGCTCGCGCTGCGGGTGCGCGCCCGGGTGGCGATCGAGGCCCTGGCCCTGACGGCGCTGCTCACCTGGGCCCTGGAGGGGGTTTGGGGCGGGCAGGTATACCAGCCGACCGGGGTCGCCGCGGTGGTGCTGTCCGCGGTGGTCGTGGTGCTCGGCATCGCCGTGCGCGGCCGTCAGGAGGCACGCGCCGAACTCGTGGAGCAGACCAGCCTCACCGCCGAGGAACGGGCCCGCCGCACCCTCCTGGAGGAGCGCAGCCGGATCGCCCGGGAACTGCACGACGTGGTCGCCCACCACATGTCGGTCATCTCCATCCAGGCCCAGGTGGCACCGCACCTCGTGGAGCGGCCGCCGCCCGAGCTGATCGAGAACCTCGCGGGCATCCGGCAGAACGCGCTGGAGGCCCTGACCGAACTGCGCCGGGTCCTCGGGGTGCTGCGCTCCGAGCACCCGGAGGACCCCGAGGGCCCCTACGGGCTCGGCGCCCCCGGCACCGGCGCCGCCCCCGACGCCCCCCAGCCCACCCTGGCCCGGCTCGGCACCCTGCTCGACAACACCCGCGCCGCCGGGATGGAGGTGAGTGCCGAGGTACGGGGGAGGGTGCGGCCGTACGCCCCGGGCGTGGAGCTGTCGGCGTACCGGATCGTGCAGGAGGCGCTGAGCAACGCGCTGCGGCACGCGCCGGGATCCACGGTGCGCGTCGAGGTCGCGCACCGCCTCGACGGACTGCACCTGGAGATCGTCAACTCCCGCCCGCGGGAAGCGGTTCCGCCCTCGCCGGGCGCCGGGCACGGGCTGCTCGGCATGCGCGAGCGGGCCGCGATGCTCGGCGGCCGGGTCACCGCCGCCGCGACCCCGCAGGGCGGCTTCGCGGTCACGGCCTTCCTCCCCGGCGGCGGCACCCGGCCCGAGGGCACCCCGCCCGACGGGCCGTCCCCGGCCCCCTTGCCCACGACAGGAGAACAGACCCCATGA
- a CDS encoding acyltransferase family protein — MAERTDNSGIRQAVRRGARHIDAATPDSRDRAVDALRAWAILGVVLGHWLVTALVAHDGGLHTASPLHRMPWLAPISWAFQTLALFFLVGGHVATRSLASARARGMSYGQWLRARLIRLVRPAVALLCLWAVVTAGLLLTGAPPDTVHTLVKLALSPLWFLLVFAALTAVTPLVARLHPLWPLAVVLHVDVLRFGLHLGPHWLGWVNLAAGWLVPYTLGAAWTRGELDTRRAGWTLLACGAAATAALVALAGYPAAMVGVPGAAVSNLNPPTLAAVTFGLAQCGLALLLRDRLRRAMRRPLLWAAVATVNLSAMTVFLWHQTALMATTAAALPAGPLPGLHTAPDGPAWIAVRLLWLPVFALVLAVCWGAFRSCEQGGGRRSRARRGRVVRVHRGGAEPGAAPRVGPGTRV; from the coding sequence GTGGCTGAGCGCACCGACAACTCCGGCATACGACAGGCGGTACGGCGCGGCGCCCGGCACATCGACGCCGCCACCCCCGACTCCCGCGACCGTGCCGTGGACGCCCTGCGCGCCTGGGCGATCCTCGGGGTCGTCCTCGGCCACTGGCTGGTCACCGCGCTGGTCGCCCACGACGGCGGGCTGCACACCGCGAGCCCCCTGCACCGCATGCCCTGGCTGGCCCCGATCTCCTGGGCCTTCCAGACCCTCGCGCTGTTCTTCCTGGTGGGCGGGCACGTGGCCACCAGGAGCCTGGCCTCGGCGCGGGCCCGCGGGATGTCGTACGGGCAGTGGCTGCGCGCCCGGCTCATCCGCCTCGTCCGCCCGGCCGTCGCCCTCCTGTGCCTGTGGGCCGTGGTCACCGCGGGCCTGCTGCTCACCGGCGCCCCGCCGGACACCGTCCACACCCTCGTCAAACTGGCCCTGTCCCCGCTGTGGTTCCTGCTGGTGTTCGCCGCGCTGACCGCCGTGACTCCGCTCGTCGCCCGCCTGCACCCCCTGTGGCCGCTCGCGGTGGTGCTGCACGTGGACGTGCTGCGCTTCGGGCTGCACCTCGGTCCCCACTGGCTCGGCTGGGTCAACCTGGCCGCGGGCTGGCTGGTCCCCTACACCCTCGGCGCCGCCTGGACCCGCGGGGAACTGGACACCCGCCGCGCGGGCTGGACCCTGCTGGCCTGCGGTGCGGCGGCCACGGCGGCCCTCGTCGCGCTGGCGGGCTATCCGGCCGCCATGGTCGGCGTGCCCGGCGCGGCGGTCTCCAACCTGAACCCGCCGACCCTCGCCGCCGTCACCTTCGGCCTCGCCCAGTGCGGACTCGCCCTGCTGCTGCGCGACCGGCTGCGCCGCGCGATGCGCCGCCCGCTGCTCTGGGCGGCGGTGGCCACCGTCAACCTCTCCGCGATGACCGTCTTCCTGTGGCACCAGACGGCCCTGATGGCCACCACGGCCGCCGCGCTCCCGGCCGGCCCGCTGCCCGGGCTGCACACCGCCCCCGACGGCCCGGCCTGGATCGCCGTACGACTGCTGTGGCTGCCGGTGTTCGCACTGGTCCTGGCGGTGTGCTGGGGTGCGTTCCGGTCCTGCGAGCAGGGCGGGGGCCGCCGGTCGCGGGCGCGGCGCGGCCGGGTCGTCCGGGTGCACCGGGGCGGCGCGGAACCGGGGGCCGCCCCCCGTGTCGGCCCTGGGACGCGTGTCTAA
- a CDS encoding alpha/beta hydrolase produces the protein MGHPTRTRRRRARRALVAALLTAALTVPLSAAARPRIPAPAPAALPRLTPATLAAAYAANRADAGRAAGTAAAHGDSRRAAADRALAAADRRLLAFDGRGAGLATEVFGDLAHADHIAVLVPGSDTSLDTYARFHRAAAALHAATGPRTAVVAWLGYTTPGTVSTTVTTTTRADEAAPRLRALVRQLRSLVPARAHLSLICHSYGSVVCGRAARGLDADDIVLVGSPGTGADDVPDLGTTARVWAARGTGDWVAYVPHVRADLLLATVGFGTDPVSRGFGARVFDAGAAGHSGYFTPGSASLANLARITRGETSEVTRG, from the coding sequence ATGGGGCACCCGACCCGCACCCGACGCCGCCGAGCGCGCCGCGCACTCGTCGCCGCCCTGCTCACCGCGGCCCTCACCGTCCCCCTCTCCGCCGCGGCCCGCCCCCGCATTCCGGCCCCCGCTCCCGCGGCCCTCCCGCGCCTCACCCCGGCCACCCTCGCCGCCGCCTACGCCGCGAACCGCGCCGACGCCGGCCGCGCGGCCGGGACGGCCGCCGCGCACGGCGACTCCCGGCGCGCCGCCGCCGACCGCGCCCTGGCCGCGGCGGACCGCCGGCTGCTGGCGTTCGACGGGCGGGGCGCGGGCCTCGCCACCGAGGTGTTCGGCGATCTCGCCCACGCCGACCACATCGCGGTCCTGGTCCCCGGCTCGGACACCTCCCTGGACACCTACGCCCGCTTCCACCGGGCCGCCGCCGCCCTGCACGCCGCCACTGGTCCGCGCACCGCCGTGGTCGCCTGGCTCGGCTACACCACCCCCGGCACCGTCAGCACCACGGTGACCACCACCACCCGCGCCGACGAGGCCGCTCCCCGACTGCGGGCGCTGGTACGGCAGTTGCGCTCCCTGGTGCCCGCCCGCGCGCACCTCTCCCTGATCTGCCACTCCTACGGCTCGGTCGTCTGCGGCCGGGCCGCGCGCGGGCTCGACGCGGACGACATCGTCCTGGTCGGCAGCCCCGGCACCGGCGCGGACGACGTGCCCGACCTGGGCACCACCGCCCGCGTCTGGGCGGCGCGCGGCACCGGCGACTGGGTGGCCTATGTGCCGCACGTCCGCGCCGACCTGCTCCTCGCCACCGTCGGCTTCGGCACCGACCCCGTCTCCCGCGGCTTCGGCGCCCGGGTCTTCGACGCGGGCGCGGCCGGCCACAGCGGCTACTTCACCCCGGGCTCGGCCTCCCTCGCCAACCTGGCCCGGATCACCCGCGGCGAGACCTCCGAGGTGACCCGTGGCTGA
- a CDS encoding alpha/beta hydrolase family protein — translation MPDAAAAARAAAEEESAFSHAPVAPDATAAYGTHPDQVIDFYAPRTAGDTPAPLVVVLHGGAWRARFDRRHATPFADFLARRGFAVANVEYRRGGDTEGEGEGATPPAGRWPDTFADVAAALDALPDLVREALPGADRRRTVLTGHSAGGHLALWAAARHVLPADSPWRTPGPAPLRGVVALAPLADLAVAEELGSCEHASLQLLGGPEHFEARRPYADPVLLLPTGIATTVVQGRADLVVPQEVAESYADAAAKAGEVVGLTLLADVGHFPLIDPAADACAVVAEEIAQLAW, via the coding sequence ATGCCGGACGCAGCCGCAGCAGCCCGTGCCGCCGCCGAGGAAGAGTCCGCGTTCTCGCACGCCCCCGTCGCGCCCGACGCCACCGCGGCCTACGGCACCCACCCCGACCAGGTGATCGACTTCTACGCGCCGCGCACGGCGGGGGACACCCCGGCGCCGCTGGTCGTCGTCCTGCACGGCGGTGCCTGGCGTGCCCGCTTCGACCGTCGACACGCCACGCCCTTCGCGGACTTCCTGGCCCGCAGGGGCTTCGCGGTGGCCAACGTCGAGTACCGGCGCGGCGGTGACACCGAGGGCGAGGGCGAGGGCGCCACCCCGCCCGCCGGCCGCTGGCCGGACACCTTCGCGGACGTGGCCGCCGCCCTGGACGCCCTGCCGGACCTGGTCCGCGAGGCGCTGCCGGGCGCCGATCGGCGCCGTACCGTCCTCACCGGTCACTCGGCGGGCGGCCACCTCGCCCTGTGGGCCGCGGCCCGGCACGTCCTGCCCGCCGACTCGCCCTGGCGCACCCCCGGACCCGCCCCGCTGCGCGGCGTCGTCGCCCTCGCCCCGCTCGCCGACCTGGCGGTGGCCGAGGAACTGGGCTCCTGCGAGCACGCGTCCCTGCAACTCCTCGGCGGACCCGAGCACTTCGAGGCACGCCGGCCGTACGCCGACCCCGTCCTCCTCCTGCCGACGGGCATCGCCACCACCGTCGTCCAGGGCCGCGCCGACCTGGTCGTGCCACAGGAGGTGGCCGAGTCGTACGCGGACGCCGCGGCCAAGGCGGGGGAGGTGGTGGGCCTGACGCTGCTGGCGGACGTCGGCCACTTCCCGCTGATCGACCCGGCGGCGGACGCCTGCGCGGTCGTCGCGGAGGAGATAGCCCAGCTCGCCTGGTGA